A stretch of Faecalibacterium duncaniae DNA encodes these proteins:
- a CDS encoding IS3 family transposase, with translation MLNADFLVLKVNGIPFQAFSKAIAEYIDYYNNSRIQAKTKWMPPLYRKSRN, from the coding sequence ATGCTGAATGCTGATTTTCTTGTTCTCAAAGTCAATGGAATCCCATTTCAAGCCTTCTCCAAGGCGATTGCCGAGTATATTGACTATTACAATAACAGCAGAATCCAAGCAAAAACAAAATGGATGCCTCCCCTCTATCGCAAGTCAAGAAATTAG
- a CDS encoding Gfo/Idh/MocA family protein has translation MKLGILGTGMIVREFLPWLAGPDCPFTVQALCSTQRSAPVADEMCEQYGIPQHTTNYFELLQWVDVIYLAVPNLQHYRYAKVALEAGKHVIVEKPMACTAAQTEELAALARRKKVFLFEAMTTQYLENYNKIRELLPRIGRVKLVQCNFSQYSSRYDAFCAGETPVSFDPECAGGALMDLNVYNISYIVGLFGEPNQVHYLANMERGIDTSGILTMEYNSFKAVSMAAKDCGAPARYVIQGTKGYILQKSTANWCGGVTFHPNQGKEEHFNLNGGRPRQAAEFHAFARAIEGGDQELCSRMLDTSVAVSRVLTVARRSADIKFPCDK, from the coding sequence ATGAAACTAGGGATCCTGGGCACGGGGATGATCGTGCGGGAGTTTCTGCCCTGGCTGGCAGGGCCGGACTGCCCCTTTACGGTGCAGGCGCTCTGCAGCACCCAGCGCAGTGCGCCGGTGGCCGACGAGATGTGCGAACAGTACGGCATTCCCCAGCACACCACGAACTATTTTGAATTATTGCAGTGGGTGGACGTGATCTATCTGGCCGTGCCCAACCTGCAGCATTACCGCTATGCCAAGGTGGCGCTGGAAGCGGGGAAGCATGTCATTGTGGAAAAGCCCATGGCCTGCACCGCTGCCCAGACCGAGGAGCTGGCGGCGTTGGCCCGCCGCAAAAAGGTGTTCCTGTTTGAGGCCATGACCACCCAGTACCTCGAAAACTACAACAAGATCCGGGAGCTGCTGCCCCGCATTGGCAGGGTGAAGCTGGTGCAGTGCAATTTCAGCCAGTATTCCAGCCGCTACGATGCCTTCTGTGCCGGGGAAACGCCGGTCTCCTTTGACCCGGAGTGTGCGGGCGGTGCCCTGATGGATCTGAACGTCTACAACATCAGCTATATCGTGGGCCTGTTCGGTGAGCCGAACCAGGTGCACTACCTGGCCAACATGGAGCGCGGCATCGACACCAGTGGTATCCTGACCATGGAGTACAACAGCTTCAAGGCAGTCAGCATGGCCGCCAAGGACTGCGGTGCGCCTGCCCGGTATGTCATCCAGGGCACAAAGGGCTATATCCTGCAGAAATCCACGGCCAACTGGTGCGGTGGCGTGACCTTCCACCCCAATCAGGGCAAGGAAGAGCACTTCAACCTGAACGGCGGCAGACCCCGGCAGGCGGCGGAGTTCCACGCCTTTGCCAGGGCCATCGAGGGCGGTGACCAGGAGCTGTGCAGCCGGATGCTGGATACCTCCGTGGCCGTCAGCCGTGTGCTGACCGTGGCCCGGCGGAGCGCCGACATCAAATTTCCCTGTGATAAATAA
- the coaBC gene encoding bifunctional phosphopantothenoylcysteine decarboxylase/phosphopantothenate--cysteine ligase CoaBC, producing the protein MDLQGKCVLLGVTGGIAAYKMANVASALKKLGADVEVIMTENATHFITPLVFETLTGHKCMVDTFDRDFKFEVTHISLAKKADVVLVAPATANVIAKMAHGIADDMLTTVVLAAKCPKLVSPAMNTGMLENPITQDNLRTLEHYGFTVIPSESGVLACKDVGSGRLPKEDVLIEYILHTIARPKDLAGVRIAVTAGPTQEPLDPVRYLTNHSTGKMGYAIARAAAMRGAEVTLIHGHTDLPPVRFTTDVPITTAQDMYDAVTSRFEEMDVLVMAAAVADYRPVTVASDKIKKKDGDLSIPVERTADILGTIGPKKTHQFLCGFSMETRDMVENSTAKLTRKNLDMVVANNLKVAGAGFGVDTNVVTFITPDGTRELPLMSKADVADAILDEILKRRGL; encoded by the coding sequence ATGGATCTGCAGGGCAAATGCGTCCTTTTGGGCGTTACCGGCGGTATTGCCGCCTATAAAATGGCAAATGTGGCCAGCGCACTCAAAAAGCTGGGGGCGGACGTGGAGGTCATTATGACTGAGAACGCCACCCATTTCATCACCCCTCTCGTCTTTGAAACGCTGACCGGCCACAAGTGCATGGTGGACACCTTCGACCGCGATTTCAAGTTCGAGGTCACCCACATCTCGCTGGCCAAAAAGGCAGATGTCGTTCTGGTGGCACCGGCCACGGCCAACGTCATTGCCAAAATGGCCCACGGCATTGCCGATGATATGCTCACCACCGTGGTGCTTGCGGCCAAGTGCCCCAAGTTGGTCAGCCCAGCCATGAACACCGGGATGCTGGAAAACCCCATCACGCAGGACAACCTCAGAACGCTGGAGCACTACGGCTTCACGGTCATCCCCTCTGAGAGCGGGGTGCTGGCCTGCAAGGATGTGGGCAGCGGCCGCCTGCCCAAGGAGGATGTGCTCATCGAGTACATCCTGCACACCATCGCCCGGCCCAAGGATCTGGCCGGTGTCCGCATCGCTGTGACCGCCGGGCCCACGCAGGAGCCGCTGGACCCCGTGCGCTACCTGACCAACCACTCCACCGGCAAGATGGGCTATGCCATCGCCCGGGCCGCCGCCATGCGGGGAGCAGAGGTCACCCTCATCCACGGCCACACCGACCTGCCGCCGGTCCGCTTCACCACCGATGTTCCCATTACCACGGCGCAGGATATGTACGATGCCGTGACCAGCCGCTTTGAGGAGATGGACGTGCTGGTGATGGCTGCCGCCGTGGCAGACTACCGCCCCGTGACGGTGGCAAGTGACAAGATCAAGAAAAAGGACGGCGACCTCTCCATCCCTGTGGAGCGCACCGCCGACATTCTGGGTACCATCGGCCCGAAAAAGACCCACCAGTTCCTCTGCGGTTTTTCCATGGAGACCCGGGATATGGTGGAAAACTCCACGGCCAAGCTGACCCGGAAGAATCTGGACATGGTGGTGGCCAACAACCTGAAGGTCGCCGGGGCCGGTTTTGGGGTGGACACCAACGTGGTCACCTTCATCACCCCCGACGGCACCCGGGAGCTGCCCCTGATGAGCAAGGCCGATGTGGCCGATGCCATTCTGGATGAGATTTTGAAGCGCAGAGGTTTATAA
- a CDS encoding response regulator transcription factor, translating to MKCKLLVAEDELIERKVLCRTLQKYLGDLICLYEAKNGREALEIFAREAPQVAVLDIEMPGLTGLEVARKIRETDRNCAILFLTGFDKFDYARQAISVRAMDYLLKPYNEQELVFAVEDAIRQVSVPLPAHPVQPPAPEQPVRREEDEDMRTAIIRAEISRFIDAHYREDISMQDAAAALRYSDAYFCKLFKQCFKVNFSAYLNEYRVNKARQLILDPRLSLKDIGAAVGYSDANYFTRVFKRLTGQTPSEYRVAAAEKAAQG from the coding sequence GTGAAGTGCAAATTGCTGGTGGCAGAGGATGAATTGATCGAGCGCAAGGTGCTGTGCCGGACTTTGCAGAAGTATCTGGGAGACCTGATCTGTCTGTATGAAGCCAAAAACGGCAGAGAGGCTCTGGAAATTTTTGCCCGCGAAGCGCCGCAGGTGGCTGTGCTGGACATTGAAATGCCGGGTCTCACCGGGCTGGAGGTGGCGCGCAAGATCCGAGAAACAGACAGAAATTGCGCCATCCTGTTCCTGACCGGCTTTGATAAGTTCGACTATGCACGGCAGGCGATCTCTGTACGGGCGATGGACTATCTGCTCAAGCCTTACAACGAGCAGGAACTGGTATTCGCGGTGGAGGATGCCATCCGGCAGGTGTCGGTGCCGCTGCCTGCCCACCCGGTACAGCCCCCTGCGCCTGAACAGCCTGTCCGCCGGGAAGAGGACGAGGATATGCGTACCGCCATCATCCGTGCCGAGATCAGCCGCTTCATCGACGCCCATTATAGGGAGGATATCTCCATGCAGGATGCCGCCGCTGCGCTGCGCTACTCGGACGCCTACTTCTGCAAGCTGTTCAAGCAGTGCTTTAAGGTAAACTTTTCGGCCTACCTGAACGAATACCGGGTGAACAAGGCGCGCCAGCTGATTTTGGACCCGCGCCTGAGCCTGAAGGATATCGGTGCTGCTGTGGGTTACAGCGACGCCAACTATTTTA
- a CDS encoding sensor histidine kinase, protein MARNKTAQGGISLRRKVTAWLAAILLVTMLSTGIATMAGQWTVRSFDTLLADNAVCYTVQNALKDEAQAFARYVRQPTSETEQAYTAACTASEQSLAALPLDYARIGEERYARTWNLLQGYAGYRQERDAFLQLSPSADTYIGQMYHVMALQDYLAEYALRLTQATLEQENALYSSTAAHIRHLPWLYLGLFLTAAALMLLLIRVLSRAVVRPLLRLAQASRSIAEGDLSSPDLPVKSNDEVGRLTGTFNQMKHAMAQQLTTQQALHREEVRNLALEKDLEHTRLEVLKSQVNPHFLFNTLNMISCMARLEDAATTDQMIVHLGSLFRHNLRTKRQQITLEEELDGLEDYIYLQQMRFDGRITVEKSIRVQPAAVLVPSFMLQPVVENAYSHGLKSCEEGGRILLRAWMQGKVLVLTVADNGKGMTPEELDAVQTKIAQSEQTGRSIGLGNISRRIGMLYPGGKMQIYSRADCGTVVRFELPQTQQPEEKEETLS, encoded by the coding sequence ATGGCACGGAACAAAACCGCACAGGGCGGTATATCCCTGCGCCGCAAGGTCACGGCATGGCTTGCCGCGATTTTGCTGGTCACCATGCTTTCCACCGGCATTGCTACCATGGCAGGTCAATGGACGGTGCGCTCCTTTGATACGCTGCTGGCCGACAATGCCGTCTGCTACACGGTGCAGAACGCCCTCAAGGACGAAGCACAGGCCTTTGCACGCTATGTGCGTCAGCCTACTTCTGAAACGGAACAGGCCTATACCGCCGCCTGCACCGCTTCCGAGCAGAGCCTTGCGGCCCTGCCCCTCGATTATGCCCGCATCGGTGAAGAGCGCTATGCCCGTACATGGAACCTTTTGCAAGGGTACGCGGGGTACCGGCAGGAGCGGGATGCCTTTTTGCAGCTTTCCCCCTCGGCAGATACCTACATTGGACAGATGTACCATGTGATGGCGCTGCAAGACTACCTTGCCGAGTATGCGCTGCGGCTGACGCAGGCCACGCTGGAACAGGAAAACGCCCTTTACAGCAGCACGGCGGCTCACATCCGGCATCTGCCGTGGCTGTATCTGGGGCTGTTCCTGACGGCAGCCGCGCTGATGCTGCTGCTCATCCGGGTGCTGAGCCGCGCGGTGGTGCGTCCGCTGCTGCGGTTGGCACAGGCCTCCCGCAGCATTGCCGAGGGGGATCTTTCAAGTCCAGATCTTCCGGTGAAAAGCAACGACGAGGTGGGGCGGCTGACGGGGACCTTTAACCAGATGAAGCACGCCATGGCGCAGCAACTGACCACCCAGCAGGCCTTGCACCGGGAAGAGGTGCGGAACCTTGCACTGGAAAAAGATCTGGAGCACACCCGGCTGGAGGTGCTTAAAAGTCAGGTGAATCCGCATTTTCTGTTCAACACCCTGAACATGATCTCCTGCATGGCGCGGCTGGAGGATGCTGCCACCACCGACCAGATGATCGTGCATCTGGGCAGTTTGTTCCGGCACAACCTGCGCACCAAGCGCCAGCAGATCACGCTGGAGGAGGAACTGGACGGGCTGGAGGATTACATTTATTTGCAGCAGATGCGGTTCGATGGACGCATTACCGTAGAAAAAAGCATCCGGGTGCAGCCTGCGGCGGTTTTGGTGCCGTCCTTTATGCTGCAGCCGGTGGTGGAAAACGCTTACTCGCATGGGCTCAAGTCCTGCGAGGAAGGCGGACGCATCCTGCTGCGGGCATGGATGCAGGGCAAGGTGCTGGTGCTCACGGTCGCGGACAACGGCAAGGGAATGACCCCAGAGGAACTGGACGCTGTGCAAACTAAAATTGCGCAGAGCGAGCAGACCGGACGCAGCATTGGCCTTGGCAATATTTCCCGCCGCATCGGGATGCTGTATCCGGGCGGAAAAATGCAGATATACAGCCGCGCAGACTGCGGTACTGTGGTGCGGTTTGAGCTCCCGCAGACGCAGCAGCCGGAAGAAAAGGAGGAGACGCTCTCGTGA
- a CDS encoding ATP-binding protein, with amino-acid sequence MIRKIIHIDEEKCNGCGLCATACHEGAIDIINGKAKLVRENFCDGFGDCLPGCPTGAITFEEREAPAYDEAAVQENKKKKELQEKMKHLHEGGCPGSRMRMLEQPEAAESAAAASVQPVSRLRNWPVQIKLAPVHAPYFEGAKLLIAADCTAYAYANFHQEFMRGKVTLIGCPKLDAVDYSEKLTEILRSNDIQSVTILRMEVPCCGGLEMAAKKALQTSGKFIPWQVVTISIDGKILD; translated from the coding sequence ATGATTCGGAAGATCATCCATATTGACGAAGAAAAATGCAACGGCTGCGGGCTGTGCGCAACCGCCTGCCACGAGGGAGCCATTGACATCATCAACGGAAAGGCAAAGCTGGTGCGGGAGAATTTCTGCGATGGCTTTGGCGACTGCCTGCCGGGCTGCCCCACCGGTGCTATCACCTTTGAGGAGCGGGAAGCCCCTGCCTACGACGAGGCAGCGGTGCAGGAGAACAAAAAGAAAAAGGAGCTGCAGGAGAAGATGAAGCACCTGCACGAGGGCGGCTGCCCCGGCTCCCGGATGCGGATGCTGGAACAGCCGGAGGCTGCCGAAAGCGCAGCTGCTGCCTCTGTGCAGCCGGTTTCCCGCCTGCGCAACTGGCCGGTGCAGATCAAGCTGGCACCCGTCCATGCGCCCTACTTTGAGGGCGCAAAGCTTTTGATCGCCGCGGACTGCACGGCCTATGCCTACGCCAATTTCCATCAGGAATTTATGCGCGGCAAGGTGACCCTCATCGGCTGCCCGAAGCTGGACGCTGTGGATTACAGCGAAAAGCTCACCGAGATCCTGCGCAGCAACGACATCCAGAGCGTGACCATCCTTCGTATGGAGGTGCCCTGCTGCGGCGGCTTGGAGATGGCAGCGAAAAAGGCACTGCAGACCAGCGGAAAGTTCATTCCCTGGCAGGTGGTCACCATCTCCATTGACGGAAAAATTCTGGATTAA
- a CDS encoding DUF6465 family protein: protein MSVKKPVVPAAAEAPAAEAKPARKTAKSAVKTEKAPKTEKTAHKGRPPLSPEIYVEFAGKQYNITDLVDRAKADYRLTHKVGVQSCKIYVKPEEEAAYYVVNKVGGKLPL, encoded by the coding sequence ATGTCAGTGAAAAAGCCTGTCGTTCCTGCCGCTGCAGAAGCTCCCGCAGCCGAGGCAAAGCCCGCACGCAAGACCGCAAAGTCCGCTGTCAAAACGGAGAAAGCCCCCAAAACGGAAAAGACCGCCCACAAGGGCCGTCCCCCGCTTTCCCCTGAGATCTACGTTGAATTTGCCGGCAAGCAGTATAACATCACCGATCTTGTGGACCGCGCCAAGGCCGATTACCGCCTGACCCACAAGGTGGGCGTGCAGTCCTGCAAGATCTACGTCAAGCCTGAGGAAGAGGCCGCCTACTATGTCGTCAACAAGGTCGGCGGCAAGCTGCCTCTGTAA
- a CDS encoding type III pantothenate kinase → MILAIDIGNTTVALGGIKDGRVCFVAHMDTVRTRTAAEYRIEMEKVFAHRRHPEKPIRFEGAVLTSVVPQITGALAECARYYTGKKPVIVSPEIRTGLTMGVPDPHAVGKDRLVDAAYAAANFPLPVITVDLGTATTFNVVDENRVFRGGVICPGLSTGLRALGERCAQLPQVRLSSPKAAIGVNTESCMLSGSVLGTAVLLDGITQRIEEELGRPATLVVTGGLAKYVTPLCRHPLTYDPELLLKGLALLYQMNAPQPHYAAGGRRRNPNNNFRRGRRPRSQRRERREEKNKNG, encoded by the coding sequence ATGATCTTAGCCATTGATATAGGCAACACCACCGTCGCCCTGGGCGGCATCAAGGACGGACGTGTATGCTTTGTGGCCCACATGGATACGGTGCGCACCCGTACCGCCGCGGAATACCGCATTGAAATGGAAAAGGTGTTTGCTCACCGCCGCCACCCGGAAAAGCCCATCCGGTTCGAGGGCGCGGTGCTGACCAGCGTAGTGCCCCAGATCACCGGGGCACTGGCTGAGTGCGCCCGCTATTACACCGGCAAAAAGCCGGTCATCGTTTCGCCGGAGATCCGCACAGGCCTGACCATGGGGGTGCCTGACCCCCATGCCGTGGGCAAGGACCGGCTGGTGGATGCCGCTTACGCCGCGGCGAACTTCCCGCTGCCGGTCATCACTGTGGATCTGGGCACTGCCACTACATTTAATGTTGTGGATGAGAACCGGGTATTCCGGGGTGGTGTGATCTGCCCGGGGCTTTCCACCGGCCTGCGGGCTCTGGGGGAGCGCTGTGCCCAGCTGCCGCAGGTGCGGCTGAGCTCCCCCAAAGCAGCCATTGGTGTGAACACTGAGAGCTGTATGCTTTCGGGCTCTGTGCTGGGCACGGCAGTCCTGCTGGACGGCATCACCCAGCGCATTGAGGAAGAGCTGGGCCGTCCGGCCACCCTGGTGGTCACGGGCGGGCTGGCAAAGTATGTCACGCCGCTCTGCCGCCATCCGCTGACCTACGACCCGGAGCTGCTGCTGAAGGGGCTGGCACTGCTGTACCAGATGAACGCACCTCAGCCGCACTATGCCGCCGGGGGCAGGCGGCGGAACCCGAACAACAATTTCCGCCGGGGCCGCCGTCCCCGCTCCCAGCGCCGGGAACGCCGCGAGGAGAAGAACAAAAACGGCTGA
- a CDS encoding ABC transporter permease codes for MLKYLAKRIGRSILTLFVIVTLVFCLLRLMPVEGYFANYEKMTEAQIQAGLQSMGLLDPLPVQIGRFWWNALHGDLGVSHIYKVNASVTGILAKKLPISIQMGVFAMLLSLVIGIPMGLLMGRFKNRWPDKIGTAIIVLIQAVPAAVYYLYIQMYGTTALGVGLLFDASDWRYWVLPVCSMSLGNVAFYAMWLRRYMVDESNKDYVRLALAKGVSESNIALRHIFRNAMVPLVQYIPSAFLNTVVGSIYIESLYSIPGMGGLLVTCVQRHDNTMVQGIVLLYACVGIIGLILGDLLMVLIDPRISFGKKEGGR; via the coding sequence ATGCTGAAATATCTGGCAAAACGCATCGGGCGTTCCATCCTGACGCTGTTCGTCATTGTAACGCTCGTGTTCTGCCTGCTGCGGCTGATGCCGGTGGAAGGCTACTTTGCAAACTACGAAAAAATGACCGAGGCCCAGATCCAGGCGGGCCTGCAGTCCATGGGCCTGCTGGACCCGCTGCCGGTGCAGATCGGCCGCTTCTGGTGGAATGCCCTCCACGGCGACCTGGGCGTGAGCCATATTTATAAGGTAAACGCCTCGGTCACCGGCATCCTGGCCAAAAAGCTGCCCATCTCCATCCAGATGGGCGTGTTTGCCATGCTGCTGAGCCTGGTCATCGGCATTCCCATGGGCCTGCTGATGGGCCGGTTCAAGAACCGCTGGCCGGATAAGATCGGCACCGCCATCATCGTGCTCATTCAGGCCGTGCCTGCCGCCGTGTATTACCTTTATATTCAGATGTACGGCACCACCGCCCTGGGCGTGGGCCTGCTGTTTGATGCCTCCGACTGGCGGTACTGGGTGCTGCCGGTCTGCTCCATGAGCCTGGGCAACGTGGCATTCTACGCCATGTGGCTGCGCCGCTACATGGTGGACGAGAGCAACAAGGATTACGTCCGGCTGGCACTGGCCAAGGGCGTGAGCGAGAGCAACATCGCCCTTCGCCACATCTTCCGCAACGCCATGGTGCCGCTGGTGCAGTATATTCCCTCTGCCTTCCTGAACACTGTGGTCGGCTCCATCTACATCGAGAGCCTGTATTCCATCCCCGGCATGGGCGGCCTGCTGGTCACCTGCGTACAGCGCCACGACAACACCATGGTGCAGGGCATCGTGCTGCTGTACGCCTGCGTGGGCATCATCGGCCTGATCCTGGGCGATCTGCTCATGGTGCTCATCGATCCCCGCATCAGCTTTGGCAAGAAAGAAGGTGGCCGATAA
- a CDS encoding Fic family protein has protein sequence MRNKKPPFEITEAALSEAMEISELVGKISSTQNLSTSPILRRQNRIRTIYSSLAIEQNTLSLEQVTAVLSGKRVLAPPKDIAEVKNAYEIYDHLAELNPYSMNDLLLAHRTMMQGLVREAGEFRSRPVGVVDSKGNVLHFGTLPQYVPSLMEELIQWTENSPLPLLIKSCVFHYEFEVIHPFADGNGRIGRLWHTLLLSKWNPLFAWLPIESIIHDHQAEYYAAINQSNAQGEGTVFIEFMLGIIKEALTEAINEQPVAQSKEEVRWMKIAAFLRTNHIIQNVDVQNLLNVSPATASRVLNTLTKEGKLAKVRNGRYWAYRLAD, from the coding sequence GTGCGAAACAAGAAACCGCCATTTGAAATCACAGAAGCAGCTCTTTCAGAGGCTATGGAAATCAGCGAACTGGTAGGCAAAATCAGTTCCACCCAGAATCTTTCCACAAGTCCGATTCTGCGCCGCCAGAATCGCATCCGAACGATTTATTCTTCTCTGGCTATCGAGCAGAACACACTTTCTTTGGAGCAGGTGACGGCTGTTCTGTCTGGAAAACGTGTGCTTGCCCCTCCAAAAGACATTGCAGAAGTAAAAAACGCCTACGAAATCTACGACCATCTCGCAGAGTTGAATCCATATTCGATGAATGATCTTCTGCTTGCACATCGGACGATGATGCAGGGTCTTGTCCGGGAGGCTGGCGAGTTTCGCTCTCGTCCTGTCGGCGTAGTAGACAGCAAGGGTAATGTCCTCCATTTCGGCACCCTGCCGCAGTATGTTCCCTCTTTGATGGAGGAACTGATTCAGTGGACAGAAAACAGTCCTTTACCGCTTTTAATTAAGAGCTGCGTCTTCCATTATGAATTTGAGGTGATCCATCCATTTGCGGATGGCAACGGTCGTATTGGGCGGCTCTGGCACACACTTCTGCTGTCAAAGTGGAACCCCTTGTTTGCATGGCTTCCCATCGAATCCATCATTCACGACCATCAGGCCGAGTATTACGCAGCAATCAATCAGTCTAACGCACAGGGGGAAGGAACTGTTTTTATCGAGTTTATGCTGGGAATTATCAAAGAGGCTTTGACCGAAGCAATCAACGAACAGCCTGTTGCACAGAGTAAGGAAGAAGTGCGTTGGATGAAGATTGCAGCTTTTCTCCGCACGAACCATATTATCCAGAACGTCGATGTTCAGAATCTTCTCAATGTTTCTCCTGCCACTGCAAGTCGAGTCTTGAATACTTTGACAAAAGAAGGAAAGCTCGCCAAAGTGCGAAATGGCCGCTATTGGGCATATAGATTGGCAGATTGA
- a CDS encoding Crp/Fnr family transcriptional regulator gives MQKYLPVLRNCPFFTGLTDDEILSILHCVSAAKITRPRGSYIFRAGDSTEVMGLMLSGSTLVIQEDLWGHRNILSKCNTGDFFGEPYAATPGAILNISVVAEEDCEILLLNVKRLLTACPTACDHHQKLIRNLVSVLANKILLFNDKITHVSKRTTREKLLSYLSAESIRQSSLSFDIPFDRQQLADFLCVERAAMSAELSKLQKEGLLVTKRNHFQLLTR, from the coding sequence ATGCAAAAATATCTGCCTGTTCTACGGAACTGCCCCTTTTTTACCGGGCTTACCGACGATGAGATTTTGTCCATCCTGCACTGTGTCAGTGCAGCGAAGATCACCCGGCCCCGGGGCTCCTACATTTTCCGTGCCGGAGATTCCACGGAGGTCATGGGGCTTATGCTGTCCGGCTCCACCCTTGTGATACAGGAGGATCTTTGGGGACACCGCAATATCCTGTCCAAGTGCAATACCGGAGACTTTTTCGGCGAACCTTACGCCGCCACTCCCGGTGCCATCCTGAATATCAGCGTGGTGGCAGAGGAGGATTGCGAGATCCTGCTGCTGAACGTCAAGCGGCTGCTCACCGCCTGCCCCACCGCCTGCGACCATCACCAGAAACTCATCCGCAATCTGGTCAGCGTTCTGGCAAACAAAATACTGCTTTTTAACGATAAGATCACCCATGTCAGCAAGCGCACCACCCGGGAAAAACTGCTGTCCTACCTGTCTGCCGAGTCCATCCGGCAGTCCTCCCTTTCCTTTGACATTCCCTTTGACCGTCAGCAGTTGGCGGATTTTCTCTGCGTGGAACGCGCCGCCATGTCGGCAGAACTTTCCAAGCTGCAAAAGGAAGGGCTGCTGGTCACCAAACGGAATCATTTTCAGTTGTTGACCCGCTGA
- a CDS encoding ECF transporter S component has product MKNNDLRTLTRLALLVAIELVMKAIGLGSVPMGPLYMSFLTLPIAVGAITMGPVAGAVLGGVFGAVSFYDAITGASAMTGALFQVSPVNTFILCVGMRVLMGVCVGLIFNGLSKLDKSRTWSYIVSAMCAPALNTLFFMGYIVLAFYNCDYVQNLVSVKGAANPLMFVVLLVGVQGVAEFLVSGILGGIVARAVHKFLK; this is encoded by the coding sequence ATGAAAAACAACGATCTTCGCACTCTCACCCGACTGGCACTGCTGGTCGCCATCGAGCTTGTAATGAAGGCCATCGGCCTGGGCAGTGTGCCCATGGGCCCGCTTTACATGAGCTTCCTGACCCTGCCCATTGCGGTGGGTGCCATCACCATGGGCCCTGTGGCCGGTGCTGTGCTGGGCGGCGTGTTCGGCGCGGTGAGCTTCTATGATGCCATTACCGGTGCTTCCGCTATGACCGGCGCTCTGTTCCAGGTCAGCCCTGTCAACACCTTTATCCTCTGCGTGGGCATGCGTGTGCTGATGGGCGTGTGTGTGGGCCTGATCTTCAACGGCCTGAGCAAGCTGGATAAGAGCCGCACCTGGAGCTATATCGTCAGCGCCATGTGCGCTCCGGCCCTGAACACTCTGTTCTTCATGGGCTATATCGTGCTGGCGTTCTACAACTGCGACTATGTCCAGAACCTGGTGTCCGTTAAGGGCGCTGCCAACCCCCTGATGTTCGTTGTGCTGCTGGTTGGTGTCCAGGGCGTGGCTGAGTTCCTCGTCTCCGGCATCCTGGGCGGCATCGTGGCCCGCGCCGTGCATAAGTTCCTGAAGTAA